The Vibrio bathopelagicus genomic sequence TGATTGCTTTTATGATTCTAGCTGGAGTCTTTGCAACTCAATTAGTTCGCAATCAGTCGGGTGATGACCCGACTAAACTTGAATCGGTGTTGATTGGTAAGCCTGTACCTGAGTTCGGTCTAGAAGACTTAGAACAACCGGGTAAGTTTCATGATCAAGCGATCTTCAAAGGCGAACCTCTGCTGCTTAATGTGTGGGCTACTTGGTGTCCTACCTGTTATGCAGAGCACTCTTACCTGAATAAATTGGCCGCTCAAGGCGTTAAGATCATTGGTATGAACTACAAAGATGATCGCAACAAAGCTGTCGGTTGGCTAAAAGAACTAGGTAACCCGTACTTAATCAGCTTATTTGACGGCGATGGTATGCTAGGCCTAGATCTTGGCGTGTATGGCGCTCCTGAGACTTTCTTAATTGATGCTAACGGTGTGGTTCGTTACCGCCATGTTGGTGACGTGAATCCAACTAACTGGGCATCGACGCTTGAGCCTATGTATCAAGAGTTGCTGGAGGAAGCGAAATGATTAAAAAGGCACTGATCACTCTATTCGCTACGTTTGCCATTTCAGCGACTGTTTCTGCTGCGCCTATCGAGTTTCATGAGTTTGATACCGTTGAGCAAGAACAGCAGTTCAAAGAACTGAGTAATACGTTGCGTTGCCCTAAATGTCAGAACAATACGATTGGTGATTCGAATGCTGAGCTAGCAGTCGACTTACGCCAGAAAGTGTACGAGATGACAAAAGACGGTAAGTCTAAGCAAGATATCATTGATTACATGATTGCTCGCTACGGCAACTTTGTTACTTACAACCCTCCACTGACACTAGCAACATCAATCCTTTGGGTTGGCCCTTTTGCGGTGGTTGTGTTTGGTTTTGGTTTGATCATTTTACGAAGCAGAAAGTCAAAGTCGAAAGCAGTTGAGTCAGATAAAGGCTGGGATGCGGACAAAGAAGCTCGCTTAAAAGCGTTACTCGATGAAGAGAACGACGGAGATAAGAAGTAATGACTCTATTTTGGATTTCTACCATTATCCTTTCGCTAGCGGCAATTTTCTTAGTTGTTCTGCCCTTCATTAATAAAAAGGCAAACAACGATGATGTGCTTCGCGATGAGTTGAATAAAGCATTCTACAAAGATCGTCTAGATGAGCTAGAAGTAGAAGCAGAAGAAGGTCTTGTTGATAATCAACAGGAGCTGATCGCTGACTTAAAACAGTCGCTACTTGATGATGTTCCAACACAAGAAAAGATCAAGAAAACACAAATCTCTACGCTGGGTGTGGTTGTACCATCAGTGATTCTTGTTTTGGTTGTTACATACGGTATGTACTTTAAGTTCGGGGCGTTAGATAAAGTTCAGCACTGGCAAGAAGTGAGTTCAAACCTTCCTGAGTTGTCTAAAAAGCTAATGTCATCGGAAGGTGGCGCGCTAACAGACGATGAACTAGAAGATTTGACACTAGCACTACGTACTCGCTTGCATTACCAACCTAAAGACTCAACCGGTTGGTTGCTACTAGGTCGTATTGCTCTTGCTAACCGAGATGCGCAAACAGCGATTGATGCTATGGAGCGTGCTTATAAGTTAGAGCCAAAAAACGAAGACGTTCAACTTGGCTTTGCACAGGCGCTGATGCTATCGCCAGATGAGGCAGAGCAAAATCAAGCTCGTTTGCTTCTTAGTCGTTTGGTTCAAAACGATTACGTTGACCTTCGTGTGTTCTCACTGCTTGCGTTCGATGCGTTTGAGCGTCAAGACTACCCAGGTGCTGTGAAGTACTGGAGCATCATGCAGCAGATGATTGGTCCACAAGACAGCCGCTACGAAATGTTGTCACGCAGCATCGAAAGCGCACAGAAGAAAATGGGCGATACCATGGGTGTTGATCAAGGTAAGAGTGTTGCAGTAACACTTGAACTGGCTGGCGATGTCAATGTTGATCCTAAGTCTGTACTGGTTGTTTCAGTGCACAGAGCTGATGGCTCGCCAATGCCTGTTGCAGCTGCTCGTTACCCATTGGGCACTTTCCCACGCACTGTTGTCCTTGATGATGGCAATAGCATGATGGAAGGTCAGAAGTTGTCTAGCCTTGAAACATTAATGGTTCGAGCTAGGCTTGATACAGATGGCAACGTTTCTACACGTGACGGTGATTGGTACGGTGAGAGTGAAGTGGTTGAATTGGGGTCACCCGTTACTATTGATATCAATAAACAATATTAATCATCACTTTGCATAAGTGTTAGCTATTCCGCTTTAGTAATAAACGGTATAGACTTACGCAAACAATTGAGGCCAGCGATTGCTGGCCTTTTTTATTATTCCTTATGGAAAAGGTGATATGTCTGCCAGTGTTTTAAGACTCTCGAGTTTACTTTTTATCGCAAGCTTAACGGTTGGATGTTCTAGTGCGCCGGACGAAAGCGTTAACGATGATAATCTCGAAACCTCTGAATACGTCGAAGAGTCCCACCCGAATGATCCTTTCGAAGGATTTAACCGAGCGATGTGGGATATCAACTACGAATATCTAGACCCTTATTTAGTTCGTCCTGTTTCTCTCGCTTATGTTGGCTACACTCCTGTACCCGTTCGATCTGGTATCTCCAATTTTTTAGCCAACTTAGACGAACCATCGAGCATGGTGAATAACCTGATCATGGGGAATGGCCATAAAGCGCTCGATCATTTTAACCGATTTTGGATTAACTCCACCTTTGGCCTGTTAGGCCTAATTGATATTGCCAGTGAAGCGGGAATCACCAAATACGATGACAAGTCATTTTCCGATG encodes the following:
- a CDS encoding MlaA family lipoprotein, with the protein product MSASVLRLSSLLFIASLTVGCSSAPDESVNDDNLETSEYVEESHPNDPFEGFNRAMWDINYEYLDPYLVRPVSLAYVGYTPVPVRSGISNFLANLDEPSSMVNNLIMGNGHKALDHFNRFWINSTFGLLGLIDIASEAGITKYDDKSFSDAIGHYGVGNGPYFMVPGYGPVTTREVTETVDGLYVPLSFLNFWASLGKWAFEGMETRAQLVSQEALLDDSPDPYALTRDVYIQRRDFKAEIEPEEVDLEEEDFIDGYLEDY
- the ccmI gene encoding c-type cytochrome biogenesis protein CcmI; the protein is MTLFWISTIILSLAAIFLVVLPFINKKANNDDVLRDELNKAFYKDRLDELEVEAEEGLVDNQQELIADLKQSLLDDVPTQEKIKKTQISTLGVVVPSVILVLVVTYGMYFKFGALDKVQHWQEVSSNLPELSKKLMSSEGGALTDDELEDLTLALRTRLHYQPKDSTGWLLLGRIALANRDAQTAIDAMERAYKLEPKNEDVQLGFAQALMLSPDEAEQNQARLLLSRLVQNDYVDLRVFSLLAFDAFERQDYPGAVKYWSIMQQMIGPQDSRYEMLSRSIESAQKKMGDTMGVDQGKSVAVTLELAGDVNVDPKSVLVVSVHRADGSPMPVAAARYPLGTFPRTVVLDDGNSMMEGQKLSSLETLMVRARLDTDGNVSTRDGDWYGESEVVELGSPVTIDINKQY
- a CDS encoding DsbE family thiol:disulfide interchange protein — translated: MNKKILFIPLIAFMILAGVFATQLVRNQSGDDPTKLESVLIGKPVPEFGLEDLEQPGKFHDQAIFKGEPLLLNVWATWCPTCYAEHSYLNKLAAQGVKIIGMNYKDDRNKAVGWLKELGNPYLISLFDGDGMLGLDLGVYGAPETFLIDANGVVRYRHVGDVNPTNWASTLEPMYQELLEEAK
- a CDS encoding cytochrome c-type biogenesis protein, with amino-acid sequence MIKKALITLFATFAISATVSAAPIEFHEFDTVEQEQQFKELSNTLRCPKCQNNTIGDSNAELAVDLRQKVYEMTKDGKSKQDIIDYMIARYGNFVTYNPPLTLATSILWVGPFAVVVFGFGLIILRSRKSKSKAVESDKGWDADKEARLKALLDEENDGDKK